Proteins found in one Sorghum bicolor cultivar BTx623 chromosome 1, Sorghum_bicolor_NCBIv3, whole genome shotgun sequence genomic segment:
- the LOC8066266 gene encoding uncharacterized protein LOC8066266, giving the protein MARKRKCSFMDDFPSDASNGLGDDELLLSGNSSAAEENNESSNDRLFDSEDSMSDAHHFVNEALCKQYMKECSRLEMLKKKLISSLSHNVKKKPDPRPKVGFSRFSVSTFSSVIKSLSTNHQDVIRKYGFGSLLMFDECSVPRNFVHWVARLVNFNSGDIVVNGKVISLTKEAVHLVLDLPFGGEPFPTDYASGKACLLSRFGKDSVPPISYFSEALISKKELSDDDMFVCFIVVALSTFLCPNSSVVPSQRFFGIFEDLEKIRSYDWCGFILSWLLEYIKLFNQLKGCKSTHQATLGGCLYFLAVSFLSFFLFSFFDF; this is encoded by the exons ATGGCTAGGAAAAGGAAGTGTTCGTTCATGGATGACTTTCCTAGTGATGCTTCTAACGGTCTTggtgatgatgaattgttgttatCTGGGAACTCTTCTGCTGCTGAAGAAAATAATGAGTCTAGTAATGATAGACTGTTTGATTCAGAG gATTCTATGTCTGATGCTCACCATTTCGTTAATGAGGCTTTGTGCAAGCAGTATATGAAAGAA tgttCTAGGCTtgagatgttgaagaagaaaCTAATATCTTCTCTGAGTCATAAT GTGAAGAAGAAGCCTGATCCTAGACCTAAAGTTGGTTTTTCAAGGTTCTCTGTTTCAACTTTTTCTAGTGTGATAAAATCTCTCTCAACTAATCATCAAGATGTGATTCGGAAGTATGGGTTTGGATCTTTGCTTATGTTTGATGAGTGTTCTGTTCCTAGAAATTTTGTTCATTGGGTTGCTCGTCTTGTCAATTTCAACTCTGGAGATATAGTTGTTAATGGCAAAGTTATATCTCTTACCAAGGAGGCTGTTCATTTAGTTCTTGATCTTCCTTTTGGTGGTGAGCCTTTTCCTACTGATTATGCCTCTGGCAAGGCATGTTTACTGTCAAGATTTGGGAAGGACAGCGTACCACCTATTAGCTACTTCTCTGAGGCCCTTATTTCTAAGAAAGAATTGTCAGATGATGATATGTTTGTTTGTTTCATTGTTGTTGCATTGAGTACCTTTCTTTGCCCCAATTCTTCTGTTGTTCCAAGTCAGAGGTTCTTTGGCATTTTTGAAGACCTTGAAAAGATTCGATCTTATGATTGGTGTGGTTTTATATTGTCATGGTTGCTTGAGTACATCAAGTTATTCAATCAGTTGAAGGGTTGCAAATCTACTCACCAAGCCACTCTTGGTGGTTGTCTATATTTCCTTGCTGTaagttttctttctttttttcttttttctttttttgatttCTAA
- the LOC8066267 gene encoding uncharacterized protein LOC8066267 gives MDQAWPWLASLPPPPPPLRDEGGPDTPSPPPWSLPLAASADGASIVLHADTTAAASPAANGDDDDDDGEPSSSLLVAFSVAINGAGGEARALWASQRFAASSPVAPRVHLLAQLLNEVLALSPYAPCFLGAAGGGDASEAKVDAETVSAVVGAAADPSAAAPAAAAFFSLALLLRLFWLCALDAPADAGYLFFRDLGPEIERGLGECRPALGVFLRSVGPDVEGRFMRSLGYMLSKWCLLREIQDAAAAGVGSAVAAAPRRRRRRALPAACLSYATEVHGLWVLRGYAPVLAMPRVVVTGPAASASASIAASPHEVPEEPALRYGLAHQQLEAVAQLEYAVRARDRRFVTVSVRVDNVRVRVARLAFRKDDDGDEEEDADAGVDDDVLDGESHFPSRIRVWVGPRFGASYATGPSLGRSTGNPERDVELTRTVKGAFAGATKPANGGGGGAPRIKAKMRSSARTRNRSWRWEQEAEGSAGVFEGVLYDPVTGTEVSAWRPGGGGSGTGAADPRNGIMRRRYGGPGRAFSKMRGLVVAGDELPEEMTWRVGREAEGRTLRWRLGLKAWVSYAPNEVRSRHFETRCVEWAHEVDLPLAAVVGDES, from the coding sequence ATGGACCAAGCGTGGCCGTGGTTGGCCTCtctgccgccgcctccgccgcctctTCGTGACGAAGGCGGCCCCGACAcaccgtcgccgccgccatggTCTCTCCCGCTCGCAGCCTCCGCCGACGGCGCCTCCATCGTCCTGCACGCCGACACAACTGCTGCTGCGTCTCCCGCTGCcaacggcgacgacgacgacgatgacggcGAGCCATCGTCATCGCTGCTCGTCGCTTTCTCCGTCGCCATCAACGGGGCAGGCGGCGAGGCGCGCGCGCTGTGGGCGTCCCAACGCTTCGCGGCGTCCTCGCCGGTCGCGCCGAGGGTGCACCTTCTGGCTCAGCTCCTCAACGAGGTGCTCGCGCTCTCTCCGTACGCCCCTTGCTTCTTGGGCGCGGCCGGCGGCGGGGACGCGTCCGAGGCCAAGGTGGACGCGGAGACCGTCTCCGCCGTCGTCGGAGCCGCCGCCGATCCCTCTGCGGCTGCGCCCGCCGCGGCGGCCTTCTTCTCGCTCGCTCTTCTGCTGCGGCTCTTCTGGCTGTGCGCACTCGACGCCCCGGCAGACGCCGGGTACCTCTTCTTCCGAGACCTCGGGCCGGAGATCGAGCGCGGCCTCGGCGAGTGCCGCCCGGCGCTCGGCGTGTTCCTGCGCTCCGTCGGCCCGGACGTCGAGGGCCGGTTCATGCGCTCGCTCGGGTACATGCTCTCCAAGTGGTGCCTGCTGCGGGAGATACaggatgctgctgctgccggtGTCGggtcggcggtggcggcggcaccgcggcgtcgtcgtcgtcgcgcgCTCCCCGCCGCGTGCCTGTCGTACGCCACCGAGGTGCACGGCCTCTGGGTCCTGAGAGGCTACGCGCCCGTGCTCGCCATGCCGCGCGTCGTCGTCACGGGCCCCGCCGCGTCCGCGTCCGCGTCCATCGCGGCGTCGCCGCACGAGGTGCCCGAGGAGCCGGCGCTGCGGTACGGCCTCGCGCACCAGCAGCTGGAGGCCGTGGCGCAGCTGGAGTACGCGGTGCGGGCGCGCGACAGGAGGTTCGTGACCGTCTCCGTGCGCGTCGACAACGTCCGGGTACGCGTCGCGCGCCTCGCGTTCCGTAAGGACGACGACGGGGACGAAGAAGAAGACGCCGACGCCGGCGTCGACGACGACGTCTTGGACGGCGAGAGCCATTTCCCGTCCCGTATCCGCGTCTGGGTCGGCCCGCGGTTCGGCGCGTCCTATGCCACGGGCCCGAGCCTCGGGCGCTCCACGGGGAACCCCGAACGTGACGTCGAGTTGACGCGCACCGTCAAGGGCGCCTTCGCCGGCGCCACCAAACCAgccaacggcggcggcggcggcgcgccgaGAATCAAGGCGAAGATGCGCTCGTCGGCGCGGACGCGTAACAGGAGCTGGCGGTGGGAGCAGGAGGCCGAGGGCAGCGCCGGCGTGTTCGAGGGAGTCCTCTACGACCCGGTCACCGGGACGGAGGTGTCCGCGTGgcgccccggcggcggcggcagcggcaccgGAGCAGCCGATCCGAGGAACGGCATCATGAGAAGGCGCTATGGCGGGCCTGGGCGGGCGTTTAGCAAGATGCGAGGGCTGGtggtggccggcgacgagctgcCGGAGGAGATGACGTGGAGGGTCGGGAGGGAAGCGGAAGGGAGGACGCTGCGCTGGCGGTTAGGGCTCAAGGCTTGGGTGAGCTACGCGCCCAACGAAGTGAGGAGCCGTCACTTCGAGACCCGCTGCGTCGAGTGGGCGCACGAGGTGGATCTGCCGCTTGCGGCCGTCGTCGGCGACGAGAGCTAA